The nucleotide window ATAACTTCTGCCATGTATGTTGCAAGCTATGACATtataaaaatgtgattggtcGGTTTCAGTGATggccctggagcaacattaattaagATGTTCCTAGAACATACAGGATATCAGAATGTGCAGCTGACACACCAGTCCAAATGACTGTTCATGTTGCCTTGTCTTGTCTAGATGGACTTTACAACACATTGGCACATTCATCTGTTCTCTAATGGCAGAGGCTACAATGCCAATCTGCTTCTCAGGAGAATTTGGGGTTCAGaatcttgctcaaggacacttcaaccTGCCAGAGCCAGAGACAAATGATATAAATCTATGGAGCAGACAGAGAAAACGCCCATAATGCAGAGCAACAGCATCCTTCTCCGGACCATGCCTGATGAAAGCTGATGTCTTCTTAACTTCATCTCCCCAATGTGTAAAACTCTCTGTCATGaggatttctgtttttttttaaaaagccaaacACATCTCTGGACACAGCTCCAGCAGAGCCACATAAGGTATTATACGACTGTTTTCACAGCCTGACTGACTGGTACCTCATCTGACTCATGAACTGACTTTAGCTGAGTTCTCATCATCTTGCTCCAACATAAGCAAACGATACATCacttcttttcttcattttttgtgttttatctttaaacTTGCAGTAGCGAGTTTTTTGCTTCAGCTCATTATTATGTATTGATTGTGTGTTGAAGTGCAGTGTAAtagctatagaataatgacaccatcagtgtttagatggttccctataaacctcgctttcactatgCAATTTTTTTCCGCCACCGGGCACGAAATCTCGGGGAAAGTGAAGGCTGATcggcaccatttctatctgctttcacatctctgttatagactaaataaatgaatgaataaactcacatttggtcctgtgttgttggtcgTTATCACTCTGAGGAAATTGGAAACGATCCTGTTGTCTTTGCGACTACAGCGCCAACAATAACACCACTTGAAAATGCTAGGAGGGGGTTGTCTGCTATcactttttaaatacttttacttcaggTTGGGAAACAGAACAATGCATTTGCGCTCCAATAAGCTCCTGCTGTTACTAATGTCGCACACAGCTGGGCTTTGTGTTGGAGCAAAAACACATCCTATGTGATCACGGCCTGAGAGGAGCTCTGAGCAGAGACTGAGTCTAGTTGTTGAAGTACTGCTCCACCTGCAAGAGATCATCAAGAATATAAGTGATTCACTCTTGATTCGCTTTTGGTCTTTTGTCACACGACCAGGAATCCTGACAATCACTCTTGTATTACATCAATGAGGGAtacagaggaaacaaagagtAGTTTATTTACAAGAAAACTATGCAGATTATTACgttaaaagtgtgtttactcATATGTGACAGCTGCTATTTGTTTGTCCCTTACATGGAGACCGCCCAGcagtctctttctctccacAGCCAGCTTTCAGTCCAGGGTGGGTGGCAGTTTGGAGCAGGTGGGATTGGTTAAAGTTGCGTTCTCTGGCGTATCGCCGTGCTCGCATAGCGCCCGGGTGGAGGCTCCTCCTGCGTTATGGCGTTGATGTGATGCCCCGCCCTCCGCTGTGCAGCCTTCAgcttctcctgcagctcctgcgCCTCCTGCGCGGCCTTGCGTGCAGCCTTGCGGGCGTTCCTCAGGGAGCGCTTCACCTTCCGAACACGCTCCTTCAGCTGCCGGTTCCTCCTCTCGGCCGCGGACAGGCGCTCCTGCAGCTTGCGGCctcgctcctcctcctcgaAGAGCGCGGCCTGCACCGAGGAGCACAGCAGCTGGGGGGcaggaagagaaggaaagtGTTGCAGTGAGTTAACGTACGCAAAGAGTTGTTTTCTTTACAGGCAAACCAAAGTGTTGTAAAACTCCCAGTTGCCATCTCGTCAGCTGGTTGGGTAGTGTGGGAGCACTGGTGATGTGATTTTCCCAGCAGCCTctctgagaaaatgaaaaatctttCTCCCTTTGATCTCCACAGTGCTTttatttccctcctctcctctccaagGCCCAACACACTTAAAAGAAAGGAGGATGGGGAAATAAAGTGGAGGTCCTGACCCTCGTCAGTTACATTTATCCACACAGGCTCCCTGCTACCAGTGTGAAAACACAAGAGGACGATGTATGCTGTTTATGTGCGTCTGCGTAACATAAACGTTTCACCCCACGGaccttccatccctccctcacAATGCGAGGGTCACGTACTTGGATGTTTCAGGGGCCCTGATTTTCCATCTCATTGGTAGAGCAGAGCTGACCTCCACCAGCAGGGTTAACAGGGGTGAGTGCTCTCGTAGTCACAGCGGGGATGTGTGGTCATGTAGGACTGCACTTTGTCAGAGGAACATATCAACCTAGGAAAATCTTTAAAACAACCTTTTATGGCCATCGCGTTAATGCTAATGCTTCACTGTGTTCCACTAGCACTCCGCTAAATTCAGTAAAGTCAACACAACCGATATCACCACTGTGACTCAGTGTATTGAGTCAGTTCTGCTTTACTTtatcaaacacacagaccttGTGTGAAGAAGCTTCCCACATTAGCTCTGTATAGGCTTCACTAAGTTCCTGTAATTTTTGATTTTCTTGCGTGAGTGAGAACGGGGATCAAAGATTCATACCAAAAACATCTACAAATGTATCTTTAAAATGACCAATTTGAATattaaacaaaagtaaaacattctTTTGACTCTGAAACCATGTTCTGGTATGCAAGGATTTAGTAGCAATGGAATATTAATTGCACAATCGCACAAGTGTTTGTATGTGTCTCCAtgtttactgtactgtatattcattTTAGAGTCAATTCATctaaattaaaacaaaccttTTCGTTTCAGCTATTTCTTCTACTGAGGGAATTGTTCATGTTGAAAATACTGTTTCTGGGATGACagactgtatttgttttgacatGCAACATTGATCTCCAGCTGGAGTTAAACCAGGTGCACTGTGATTACATGGTCGAGCTCGAGGTGACGCCCAATGgaagagtttttaaaatgtgatttgaaATGCTGTTAGTACAAGCAAACATTTTAGTGGAGCGGGAGTTTAAATCTCAGAGATGGAAATCTAAAAACCTGGACtacttaaataatttaaatagaTGCAATAAGAGACAAGAGaggtctttttctctttcttcccacTTATCCATGGAAATGTCAAATCCAAATTACATAACAttggtacatttttttttacagtttgaacaCTCTCTCATGCTCCTAGGAAGACTCTCGGTGGGAcgccccaaacacacacatccacacacaaacgcacaccaCCTGTCAAAACATCCGGGTGTTACCTGCCTGCTGTTAAGCATCATCTGTATAAACAGTATTTAGAGGACATGTGAAGACACATGCATGTCCTCAAATTCAAGTGTACAAAAGTGTCAACACAGAAAGACATTGTCTCTTTTGCTCAAAACTATATCATAGCTGCAGAGTGTCAATACTCAAAATCCactcaaatacatttaaatctgcATTAAACAATATTCTTACACTGAGAGGTCAATCACTGTGACACAGGTAATTATCACCCAACTTTGCAGTTTCCCTTCAGCTCTTTGGTgcgttttagcatctttcagctcattgttttggtttttagaTACAGAAGCTTTACTGTTGGTTGAGTCTCACTGCTCTTATTGTGGTCTCCAGCCTCAGCAGGAAGTAGttagatttaaaaatatgtgaTATACAGTACCTGCTGTATgctacctgctcagcagcaaacCGCTGACAGACACAGTTACCAGTTAGCTGATGAACATAGTCAAACTTTTAGCAGCTGAAAAGCCAGATTTTCCTTCCGGTCTTGGTAGggaccaaaacagagcttaaaggagagtaaatattggacatCAATGATCACTATGTCAACTCTCTGAGGAGAAAATCAAAATTTTTTGTTTACCACTTGTTGTGCTGCCCCCATGTGGCCAAAAATctattaatgcagctttaagcaACTGAATATagatttaaagtttttaaacagGCAGAATATGGAAATAGTTGGATCAGGtttctctgacattttagaGACATGAcagtaatggaatgtaactaagtatgtTTACTCCAGTACAGTACTTTACTCaacattatttcatatttccatttttttatgttttcattctcaCGGACCAAACAGAGAATGAGGAGAAATCCCAGTGAAGGGTTGAAGGAGTTGAGAGTCtaggctttgtgtgtgtgtgtgtgtgtgtgtgtgtgtgtgtgtccatcctGACCTCTTTCTAACTTTATATAGAGACTCAGCATGAGTTCCCCCTACTACCcaaacccacacacatacacacacatacgttcAGTGTCTTTAGAGCTTCACTACTGACGTCAAAGAGACAAGCCGGGGTTTCTTCTCTGTTCCTGAGGTCTTATTTTGctttgtgtgtggtgtgtgtgtgtgtgtgtgtgtgtgtgtgtgtgtgtgtgtgtgtgtgtgtgtgtgtgtgtgtgtgtgcaggaataGGTCAataagacagaaagacagagagatgaagagataaaaagaacaaaagggaggcagagaaagaaagaaaaacaaagacgaGACAGAGAAAgtgggagacagacaggacacacacacacacacacacagttcgaCATGGTATTCAACCTGAGTTTTAACTACCGAGTGAAACAGGCAGACTCCTTTTATCCCTCTAAGCATCCACATAAAAAGTTAATGAGAGTCAGAAAACTTGTTAAAGGTGTTTACATAAAAGTTACAACTGGACTGATACCTCACTGTGGTTCAGCATCAAACCATTAGAGCACATGTAAACATGGAAATGTGCTGATTCAGTAGTATTTGGGGAATTTGGGGGGAATATCTTACTGAGGCCTATCAAGTGAAGGCaaagtctgaaaacaaaaaaatctgtattgaACCTCCTGCTCAGGGTTAAAGCCGCTCCAAATGTAGCTGATAAGAGGAGGCTCCAACAAAAGCTAATTGGAGGTTTTGGCAGAAGAGTGGAGGAAGTCTCTTGTCTGTCCTTCTGGAGGGGTGTCTGGTTCCCACGAGGCTGAAACCAGAAGCAAAGCACCTCCCAATGTTGGcgatgttttgtgtttgaactCCAGCTGAAGGGTTTGTGGAAACCAAGTCGCTGAGAGAGTGTTACAGCCAGGGAAACTCATCCTTTGGACCAAACTCAGAATTCTAGATACTGAAATTAGAAATGGGATTTTCTTAGTTGTTTCTAATTTCTTTTAATCTACAGCCAAAGCACAAAAAATGGAGAGAAGGAGGGTTTTTCATCTGCTTTGAATCTGATACTTTCAAATTCTACAGACAAAAGACAGGGAAACATGACATCATAAGGAGAGACatgaaggaaaaagaagaagaagaagaagaaggtccTTCCATCTTATACTCTTCCATAAATTCCCAGAGCAAAACACCTGTTTTCTCCCGCCTTGCCTGCAGGTCGTGTCCTCTGCATGTGAGTGCCTGTCCTCTAAATGAGCAGTGTGTTTAACCCCTGCCTCACTGACCCTTGACCATATAGCTCAGGGGCCACACCCTGCAGGTCAAACCTGAATAAAAAGGGGAGAGGAAGACAGCACAGCACCGCATGTTTCCTGATTTAGATCTGCAATTTTTACTGCCGACAATTATGAAATACCCTAAATCCATTTAGGGAACATTTAATCATGTCCGTCTCTACGTGTGCTGCAAGCAGTGTCCAGGTCAGTCAGGGACAAGGTGCTGCATCCTGACTAATAATGCAAAGATGCAAATAGATTTTTGCATGCAAACTCCATAAACTGGTGCAGTCTTTTGGGGCAAGACCAACTCAAGTAAATGGAGGTTAGTCCACGTCAAGTCTGAAGTCAATGGAgacatgttaaaatgtgtcaatgaATTTGCACAAGACAAGGAGGGCAAAGACTAGTGTCGTTCCAACTCCAGCCACCGTGTTCTGTCTTGTCCACAGTGTGACCTGCTCAGCTCCCTCAGAGGAGGTGTCTTCGTAAATGCCTGAATCGCAGCAGCAGACCCGTCTTCTTCTGTCGACAGGGGTCCGGCTTATCTGTGGTCCCAGGTCAGCAGGCTGCGTTTCTTCACACAGATATGAATCGAAGCTGCAGACTGGCACGCTTTCAAACTGCTGCCTGTCAAACGTGTCGATCTCTGctatttgacctttgacctctgggCGGCCAGCATCCTGTCTGCCTGAGGTGGAAGACCGACGGACCTCGACCAATCAGTCATCGCTTTGATCTTCAACCGGCCGCAACGTGATCACATGTGTGATCAATCGTTGGAGAGTATAATCAATTCTTCTGCGTGCATCTCcttgtattttatattcttgtgtgtgtgtgtgtgtgtgtgtgtgtttgcgtgtgtgtggctCTGCACTGTGCCAGAGGGTAGTTAAACTGTGTTCTTACTGATCCTCACCACATTCCTGTCAGCAGAGTCACAAGTCAACTCAGGATTAGgtgtccacacacactcaaacacacaaacaaaccaagatctcactctgctgctgactcacacacgcacacacattcatatttatGTACAACAGTATATTCAAGTCACGAAGCAAGAATATGActaaaaaaaaccacaacaacaatagTTGttagtcccccccccccccacatcCACTTCTCAGCCTAGACTGTTAATCTGATATCTCCATGGTAACGAGATGGGGTCGGGTTTGTTTACATCCccttcaaacacaaaataagctGACTCGACTGAAGAAGgagactttttttaatcttattctTCTCAAAAGGTAATGAGGTTGCACTAAATAAATTTTGTCTTCAAGAAGGCAGCACTATGGCAACCAACTATCCAATCAGACTGCATGGAAGTCCCCAGGGTTACAATTCATGGTTGATTTTCAGGCATAAAAGTGGTACTAgatatgaaaatgtgtgtggtgAAACTGATGCCCTACCCTGTTGTCCTCCTGGGTGTCCCACTCAGGACTGAAGGTGTGGAAAGGCTGGCTCCCCTGAGTGCAGTTGGAGAACTGGAAGAGGCTTGAGAACGTGCGCCTGTTTTCGGACGTGTCGGGGAAGATGGCGTCCTGGAAGTTGACGCCATGGGGGAGGATGTTGTAGTTCTCGTCCATCCTGTGGAGGAGATAAACAGGAAAACTGTgaggagagagctggagctCCTGCAGGAACTATTGGCTTGTACGGCAGctgtagtttttaatttttaacattttgcaaGTAAATAGCAAGTACAGTTGTCAGACAGATGTTGTGCATAAAAAGAAGAGCATTTCAAGTCTCACTTGATGGAACTACAGAGGCATTCTCAAGTGGTACACCTCAAAATGATATTTAAATACAGTTGTCTTGTTTACACAGCTGACTGTAGATCACAGTTTGCTCTACAACAAATGACTGAAGAGTTATTAGAGTGTCAGTTTAAAGTAGCTGTTTTGCCAAATGCATTTCTGTCTGACAAAAAGTTTTATAATGGCAACAATAAACCTAGTTTCTAGACTTTTTTGAAGCTTTTATAGTCCAGATGTGTGTTGGAGCTGTTTGGATGAATATGCCCAGCTAGGCTTTGCAGCTCACCTGAGGAAAAAGAAGTAGGAGTAGTTCTCCATCACGGTGTGAGACTGGCAGGACAGGTACCCCAGTCCGGTCAGGTTGAGTCTTGATCCAGTGGGCACCTCCAGCATGCTGCCCCAGGCCTGGTCGCACAGCAACTCCACCTCCGCGGAGTACAGCAGCCCTTCCTCCGCGCCCTCGTACCCATACCCGAACCCGAAGGGCAGCGAGTTGTACAGGCTGCCCGCCCCGCCGCCCAGGGGTTCCCGGTGGATCCCCAGGACCCGGGCGTACACTATGATCTCCGCCAGCTCCGCTCGGCAGCCCTCGCTCAGCGGCCGCCACTCGGAGGGGAGCTGGCAGCCGTGCGTAAAAGTGTCCAGGTGCGTAAAAACGCAGAGCGCTGCGAGGAGGAGAGCCGCGGAAAACATGCTGAGGAGCTACAAGCTTCTGGCAGTTTGTGAACCCAGTTTCAAAAATGACTGTTACTGGGGGTCCCTTCAAACCTCCAAGTTTAAGCGAGTTAAAAATGCGTACAGAAAAATTTCAAAGAACTAAACACTTTGGATGGTTACCTTGACGCTCGAGGATGCTCCTCCTGAccaacaactaaaaaaaaatagcaaattAACTTTCACACAAACTTGTGCTTTTATCCATCAAGATAATGCAGGTTTAGTTAATTGCACTAACTAAACCACCTTTGCAGACTTTAAAGAGAACAGAGCGGTCAAATCACTTTGCAGAAACTTCCACAACTTCAACCTGTTGCTGTGCTCCCACTGTTTCCTCTcatctgtctgctgtgtgaGCGACAAGCTTCACCAGAGCAGACCGGGCGCTGCGTTCAAGGACTGATGGGACGCTCCGACATTTGATGTTTCCAAGAGAGCTTGATTGTGCGTTCAAGTGCTATTTGCCGGTTAATATCAATATAACTGATAAACGATGTAAGGCAAAAAAGTAGATCCATACATCAGATTTTATCATAAATAGCCCACATATATTAATAGTGGATAATGTGGCAAATCGCAAgccttacattttttttaccactagatgtttttttaacatgtagACATACAGTAGTTTAGGCCTTcattgaactgaactgagaaACTCTTTTTAGAGATTTCCATTTTTCCGAGAGCACATTTGAAAGCATCCCAGATCAATCCCAGAAAAGTGGGTAAGTGGTTTCTAATGTTGGAGAGCATCTTCAGAGGAAGTTCAGGGGGTTCTTTGAACAGGATCACTGATTGATAACAGTAGTCCACAGCAGaagatataatataaaaaaaaaaaaaaaagttgaaagaaATTATATTGTGTCAGAGTGGGATCTGTCTGCTATAGAGCTACCAGTTGCTCCTGTTTTAATATACAATCTTTTCCCCATTGAGCAACAGACAATATGGCCTCAAAATACATATAAACCATGGAAAGTATTTATGCTTCTTAGAATATACTCAGGTAGTTTGATTTAAGCTCAGTGGTGTGAAATTTTACATCAGATCTTGATTTTTGTCAAGACAGCACTGCCACCTAGTGGACACTGACGtgaacatgtatttattttcattttatataataGATTATCTGAATGAATCGAATAAATGCTGTAATATTTTACACTTGCTTTAATGCGCCACTCTGTAAACAAGTTGGCTTGTTGTATTGGGACAGTATTCTACAGTGACCTTGATGTAATTTCATAAAACAATATTTCCAGACATTACATCataattaattatgttttaattctGATGctttatgttttacatttttacactaTGACTGAGCAGGTTAGGGAATCTCCAGTCTGTGTCCAAAGTGCAAGGTGACTCCTGAAGGGAATTCCCGCTGTCAGCTGAGGACAGGCCCCGCCCCCAGCTGTCAGCCTCCCGGTGACGTGTAGAAGATGCGGATGGAGCTGACGGAGCGGCGGCTCTGCTCAGACCCTGCTGCACTTTATACTCACATCTGCGACCTGCTCTGTGACGTCACTTCGAAGAAACGAAATCCACACGAGTCAGAGCGTTAATCAGGCATGTGGGGACAGGAAgtaaggtaaattaaccttcaaaataaaagaagaatcCCCGAATAAATTGACCAAAAATTTCAAACATGGATTAGCGATTATCCATCGTGATGTACTACGGCCTAGATTagttcagattttatttgattttttaaaaatatttatttctttacttggtcatttatgtttaatgttttttaatttgaaaataatgtTCAGGTCAAAGCTACCAAAAATGATAGGAACCTCAACATTCATATGGTTTATTTCTCATGGCTGATATGGAACCTGTGACTATATGTACAGGGTACATCTACATTTTTGGTTTAatgagtttgattttctttttctttctttattttaacagtaaaaGCTTCACACAAtgaaattattacattacatgCAACAGAATGAAGTTATTACTGAAAAAGTTCATATTGAATTCATATTGAGCATATTGTATTGTTTCATATAATCGGCTGAATTGTATTATACAATTGTATGTATACCCGTGTTGTTAACTTTTCTTATTGTATCACTCTTTTCCATGtaattgctgctgtttttgcacaatacatacatgtatacagATAAATTACATTGAAAGCCATTAaaaatgttacagttaaaaGATTTTTGTTGGAAAAAGTCCCTATCAAAACAAAGTAGAG belongs to Pagrus major chromosome 14, Pma_NU_1.0 and includes:
- the ccdc3a gene encoding coiled-coil domain-containing protein 3a, with product MFSAALLLAALCVFTHLDTFTHGCQLPSEWRPLSEGCRAELAEIIVYARVLGIHREPLGGGAGSLYNSLPFGFGYGYEGAEEGLLYSAEVELLCDQAWGSMLEVPTGSRLNLTGLGYLSCQSHTVMENYSYFFFLRMDENYNILPHGVNFQDAIFPDTSENRRTFSSLFQFSNCTQGSQPFHTFSPEWDTQEDNRLLCSSVQAALFEEEERGRKLQERLSAAERRNRQLKERVRKVKRSLRNARKAARKAAQEAQELQEKLKAAQRRAGHHINAITQEEPPPGRYASTAIRQRTQL